A window from Actinomycetospora corticicola encodes these proteins:
- a CDS encoding 2-dehydropantoate 2-reductase N-terminal domain-containing protein — protein sequence MDHPSRYVFLGAGAIGSALGGLLARQGREVLLVARGEHARVMADRGVTLRCPDLTETVAVPVATAPDEAHLTVDDVLVLTAKTPQAADVLDTWGDAPVHDRDGIEVGRAADVLPVLVALNGVAGEEIALRRAERVFAVCVWCPTVLLEPGEVIVRGAPLRGVFHLGRYGHSPDPAADSSLLASIATDWEPAGCLVRPTDAVMGWKYRKLIANTGNALEALLGDTTGAEDITTAARAEAEEVLGAADLPVVGKEEARAGWEPEGLEFLPVPGEPAQLGGSSWQSLMRGTGSIESDYLNGEIALTARRIGRPAPVNAGLTALARRAAREGLRPGSITADELRRALGLE from the coding sequence GTGGATCACCCCTCGCGGTACGTCTTCCTCGGCGCCGGCGCGATCGGGAGCGCGCTCGGCGGGCTGCTCGCCCGGCAGGGGCGGGAGGTCCTGCTCGTCGCCCGCGGGGAGCACGCGCGGGTCATGGCCGATCGGGGCGTCACGCTGCGCTGCCCCGACCTCACCGAGACCGTCGCCGTCCCGGTCGCCACCGCACCGGACGAGGCGCACCTGACCGTCGACGACGTCCTCGTCCTGACGGCGAAGACCCCGCAGGCCGCCGACGTCCTCGACACCTGGGGCGACGCGCCGGTCCACGACCGGGACGGCATCGAGGTCGGCCGGGCCGCCGACGTCCTGCCCGTGCTCGTCGCCCTCAACGGCGTCGCCGGGGAGGAGATCGCCCTGCGACGGGCGGAGCGGGTGTTCGCGGTGTGCGTCTGGTGCCCGACGGTGCTGCTCGAGCCCGGGGAGGTCATCGTCCGGGGCGCGCCGCTGCGCGGGGTCTTCCACCTGGGTCGCTACGGCCACTCCCCCGACCCCGCCGCCGATTCCTCGCTGCTCGCGTCGATCGCGACGGACTGGGAGCCCGCCGGGTGCCTCGTCCGGCCCACCGATGCGGTGATGGGCTGGAAGTACCGCAAGCTGATCGCCAACACCGGCAACGCCCTGGAGGCCCTGCTCGGTGACACGACCGGCGCCGAGGACATCACGACGGCGGCCCGCGCCGAGGCCGAGGAGGTCCTCGGGGCCGCCGACCTCCCCGTCGTCGGGAAGGAGGAGGCCCGTGCCGGGTGGGAGCCTGAGGGCCTCGAGTTCCTCCCCGTGCCTGGGGAGCCGGCGCAGCTGGGCGGGTCGAGCTGGCAGTCGCTGATGCGCGGTACCGGCAGCATCGAGAGCGACTACCTCAACGGCGAGATCGCGCTGACCGCCCGCCGGATCGGACGGCCCGCGCCGGTCAACGCGGGTCTCACCGCGCTTGCACGGCGGGCCGCCCGCGAAGGGCTCCGTCCGGGCTCGATCACCGCGGACGAGCTCCGGCGGGCCCTCGGGCTGGAGTAA
- a CDS encoding TetR family transcriptional regulator: MTDGMPLRRDAERNRQRLLDAAARLVVERGHGVPLEDVATAAGVGIGTLYRRFPDRDALVRALFDRHVEAVAALAEAAVADDRHGDGVERFLTAVAEQQAGEGGLSQVLRSGPLGMELAARAQARITPSIEVLLGRAHAAGTIDPAIGPGDLVLVDLMVSGVQAAGSPDDGSWRRALALALAGLRPGTAPAGDSPDDEAVRRLQGRPRPRLPSGSAGA; this comes from the coding sequence GTGACCGACGGGATGCCGCTGCGCCGGGACGCGGAGCGCAACCGGCAGCGACTCCTCGACGCCGCCGCCCGGCTCGTCGTCGAACGCGGCCACGGCGTGCCCCTCGAGGATGTCGCCACGGCCGCCGGGGTCGGGATCGGCACGCTGTACCGCCGCTTCCCCGACCGGGACGCCCTGGTCCGGGCGCTCTTCGACCGGCACGTCGAAGCGGTCGCCGCCCTCGCCGAGGCGGCGGTCGCCGACGACCGGCACGGCGACGGCGTCGAACGCTTCCTCACGGCGGTCGCCGAGCAGCAGGCCGGCGAGGGCGGGCTGTCCCAGGTCCTGCGCTCGGGCCCGCTCGGCATGGAGCTCGCCGCCCGGGCGCAGGCCCGCATCACGCCGTCGATCGAGGTCCTCCTCGGCCGTGCCCACGCCGCGGGGACGATCGATCCCGCGATCGGCCCGGGCGACCTGGTGCTCGTCGACCTCATGGTCTCGGGCGTCCAGGCTGCCGGGTCTCCCGACGACGGGAGCTGGCGCCGAGCGCTCGCCCTCGCCCTCGCGGGGCTGCGCCCCGGGACGGCACCCGCCGGGGACTCTCCCGACGACGAGGCCGTCCGGCGGCTCCAGGGGCGTCCCCGGCCCCGCCTGCCGTCGGGCTCCGCAGGGGCGTAG
- a CDS encoding alpha/beta fold hydrolase — MGVLSSRDDHPVPTRRPRRRARRPAHRLAHVRWPEAETVDDAGQGPRLGAMQELVEHRRTRYDWRRAEAVLDGFGQFRTELDGVGVHFLHTRSPEPDALPLLLCHGWPGSVLEFRDVIGPLTDPVAHGGSAEDAFHVVVPSMPGFGFSDRPTTTGWGVGRIAAAWAELMARLGYGDRFGAQGGDWGAAVVDRMGRDAPPGLVGMHLNLVPAIPTTDEVASATPEEQEMVASAARYSAELSAYAAAQATRPQTVGYLLADNPVGLAAWIYALFVDVSDTDGDPAAVLGADAILDDVMLYWLPNAGASSARLYWEAAREAPAAAGPNPTPLGVSVFPKEPVRASERWIAARYEKVVHHRRHDRGGHFAAMEQPAALVEDVRATFRGLR, encoded by the coding sequence ATCGGGGTACTCTCGAGCCGTGACGATCACCCCGTTCCGACCCGACGTCCCCGACGCCGTGCTCGACGACCTGCGCACCGGCTCGCCCACGTCCGCTGGCCGGAGGCGGAGACGGTCGACGACGCCGGTCAGGGCCCGCGGCTCGGGGCGATGCAGGAGCTGGTCGAGCACCGGCGCACGCGCTACGACTGGCGGCGCGCCGAGGCGGTCCTCGACGGGTTCGGCCAGTTCCGCACCGAACTGGACGGTGTCGGCGTCCACTTCCTCCACACCCGCTCCCCCGAACCCGACGCCCTCCCCCTGCTGCTCTGCCACGGCTGGCCCGGTTCGGTGCTCGAGTTCCGCGACGTCATCGGGCCGCTGACCGACCCGGTCGCCCACGGCGGGTCCGCCGAGGACGCCTTCCACGTCGTCGTGCCCTCCATGCCCGGCTTCGGCTTCTCCGACCGGCCCACGACGACGGGCTGGGGCGTCGGACGCATCGCGGCCGCCTGGGCCGAGCTCATGGCCCGGCTCGGCTACGGCGACCGCTTCGGCGCTCAGGGCGGCGACTGGGGCGCGGCCGTCGTCGACCGGATGGGGCGCGACGCCCCGCCCGGCCTCGTCGGGATGCACCTCAACCTCGTCCCGGCCATCCCGACGACGGACGAGGTCGCCTCGGCGACCCCCGAGGAGCAGGAGATGGTCGCGTCCGCCGCGCGGTACAGCGCCGAGCTGTCGGCCTACGCCGCCGCCCAGGCGACCCGGCCGCAGACGGTCGGCTACCTGCTCGCCGACAACCCCGTCGGCCTCGCCGCCTGGATCTACGCGCTGTTCGTCGACGTCTCCGACACCGACGGCGACCCCGCCGCCGTCCTCGGCGCCGACGCGATCCTGGACGACGTGATGCTCTACTGGCTGCCCAACGCCGGAGCGTCCTCGGCGCGGCTGTACTGGGAGGCGGCCCGCGAGGCGCCCGCCGCGGCCGGGCCGAACCCCACCCCGCTCGGCGTCAGCGTGTTCCCGAAGGAGCCGGTCCGCGCCTCGGAGCGCTGGATCGCCGCGCGGTACGAGAAGGTCGTCCACCACCGCCGGCACGACCGGGGCGGACACTTCGCCGCGATGGAACAGCCCGCCGCGCTCGTCGAGGACGTCCGGGCCACGTTCCGCGGCCTACGGTGA
- a CDS encoding transcriptional regulator: protein MTVARFDDLIHPATRLSLVATLAAVDWAEFAYLKEGLGLSDSALSKQLTTLEDAGYVITERRLDGSRHKLRARLSDAGRDAFEGHVAALQEIVDGAGSSLQVAQSRRDDTSI, encoded by the coding sequence ATGACGGTCGCGCGGTTCGACGACCTGATCCACCCCGCGACCCGGCTCTCCCTCGTCGCCACGCTCGCCGCGGTCGACTGGGCCGAGTTCGCCTATCTGAAGGAGGGCCTCGGGCTCTCCGACTCGGCGCTGTCCAAGCAGCTCACCACGCTGGAGGACGCCGGCTACGTGATCACCGAGCGTCGTCTCGACGGCAGCCGGCACAAACTACGGGCCCGTCTGTCGGACGCCGGGCGCGACGCGTTCGAGGGCCACGTCGCCGCGTTGCAGGAAATCGTCGACGGTGCCGGGTCGTCGTTGCAGGTCGCGCAGTCCCGACGCGACGACACCTCGATCTGA
- a CDS encoding YciI family protein — MAQYLVLIYNDEAALDAAREEDPRAVTAEHGRFAAQHGAALRGGNALEPSSTATSIRPDGAGGFTVTDAPFAEAKEGLGGYYVIEAADLDEAVDIAKQVPTLGGGVEVRPVMVLD, encoded by the coding sequence ATGGCCCAGTACCTGGTGCTGATCTACAACGACGAGGCCGCGCTGGACGCCGCGCGGGAGGAGGACCCCAGGGCCGTCACGGCCGAGCACGGCCGGTTCGCGGCGCAGCACGGTGCGGCGCTGCGTGGTGGGAACGCGCTCGAGCCGTCGTCGACCGCGACGTCCATCCGTCCGGACGGCGCCGGTGGCTTCACCGTCACCGACGCGCCGTTCGCCGAGGCCAAGGAGGGCCTGGGTGGCTACTACGTCATCGAGGCGGCCGACCTCGACGAGGCGGTCGACATCGCGAAGCAGGTGCCGACCCTCGGCGGCGGCGTCGAGGTCCGGCCCGTCATGGTCCTCGACTGA
- a CDS encoding RNA polymerase sigma factor, which translates to MTAGAAVAAVVADAHRREWAFVLAATVRVTRDLDLAEECVQDAYARALRVWGDDGVPRNPGAWLTTTARRRALDLLRREGTARRALPLLVEEEAVPDDEEDEVGDDRLRLVFTACHPALAREAQVALTLRLLCGCSTAEVARAFLVAEPTMAARITRAKKKIAAARIPYRVPPLAELGERVEAVCEVVHLLFTTGHAAPAGADLIRRDLVERALDLARMLHALLPRRPEVTGLLALILLTDARREARLHDDGSLVLLADQDRRRWDRAAITEGIALVREALGHRPPGRYALMAAIAAVHDEAPTADATDWREIVGLYDLLVALWPSPVVALNRAVAIGFADGPAAGLDALEPLAAEPQLAGYPYLAVARAEFLHRLGRTDDARLAYEEALLLTENAVERDRLARRLAQLGR; encoded by the coding sequence ATGACCGCCGGAGCCGCGGTGGCCGCGGTGGTCGCGGACGCGCATCGTCGGGAATGGGCCTTCGTCCTCGCCGCGACGGTGCGCGTCACCCGCGACCTCGACCTCGCCGAGGAGTGCGTGCAGGACGCCTACGCCCGGGCCCTGCGCGTCTGGGGCGACGACGGCGTCCCACGGAACCCGGGCGCCTGGCTCACCACGACCGCACGACGACGGGCACTCGACCTCCTCCGCCGCGAGGGCACGGCCCGCCGGGCCCTGCCGCTGCTGGTCGAGGAGGAGGCCGTTCCCGACGACGAGGAGGACGAGGTCGGCGACGACCGGCTCCGGCTCGTGTTCACCGCCTGCCACCCGGCGCTCGCGCGGGAGGCGCAGGTGGCGCTGACGCTGCGGCTGCTGTGCGGGTGCTCGACGGCGGAGGTGGCCCGGGCGTTCCTGGTCGCCGAGCCGACCATGGCCGCCCGGATCACCCGCGCCAAGAAGAAGATCGCGGCGGCCCGGATTCCGTACCGGGTGCCGCCGCTCGCCGAGCTGGGGGAGCGGGTCGAGGCGGTGTGCGAGGTGGTGCACCTGTTGTTCACCACCGGCCACGCCGCCCCGGCGGGCGCCGACCTGATCCGCCGCGACCTCGTCGAACGCGCGCTGGACCTGGCCCGGATGCTGCACGCCCTGCTCCCGCGGCGCCCGGAGGTCACCGGCCTCCTGGCCCTGATCCTGCTCACCGACGCCCGCCGCGAGGCACGCCTTCACGACGACGGGTCGCTGGTCCTGCTCGCCGACCAGGACCGCCGTCGGTGGGACCGGGCCGCGATCACCGAGGGGATCGCCCTGGTGCGCGAGGCGCTGGGGCACCGGCCGCCGGGGCGCTACGCCCTGATGGCCGCGATCGCCGCCGTGCACGACGAGGCACCGACCGCCGATGCGACGGACTGGCGCGAGATCGTCGGTCTGTACGACCTGCTGGTCGCCCTGTGGCCGTCGCCGGTCGTGGCCTTGAACCGCGCGGTCGCGATCGGGTTCGCCGACGGGCCGGCGGCGGGGCTGGACGCCCTCGAACCGCTCGCGGCCGAGCCGCAGCTGGCCGGCTATCCCTACCTCGCCGTCGCGCGGGCGGAGTTCCTGCACCGGCTGGGGCGTACCGACGATGCGCGCCTCGCCTACGAGGAGGCCCTGCTGCTCACCGAGAACGCGGTCGAGCGCGATCGCCTCGCTCGTCGGCTGGCGCAGCTCGGTCGCTGA
- a CDS encoding SAM-dependent methyltransferase, whose protein sequence is MEQAGPDPEQANAARMYDYLLGGRQNFAVDRALADEAIRSSPGMVAAVWAFRAFLRRTVRHCVAAGIDQFLDLGSGVPTVGNVHEIVLRDAPHARVAYVDHEPVAVAHARDLLGAEHRVSVTHADLRDVAGVLSAPTVRDLLDFDRPVAVLMLAVLHFLPDADDPASVVAAYRRHLQPGSAMVLSHGSDDVDDPELAERVRAGQRVYAQSTHPTVLRSRAELTSWFADLELVEPGLVDVARWRPDLTGEQPESIGAYGGLGLVR, encoded by the coding sequence ATGGAGCAGGCAGGTCCGGATCCCGAGCAGGCGAATGCCGCTCGGATGTATGACTACCTCCTCGGAGGACGGCAGAACTTCGCGGTCGATCGGGCGCTGGCCGACGAGGCGATCCGATCCAGTCCGGGCATGGTCGCCGCGGTGTGGGCGTTCCGTGCCTTCCTGCGACGGACGGTGCGGCACTGCGTCGCCGCCGGCATCGACCAGTTCCTCGACCTCGGCTCCGGGGTCCCCACCGTCGGCAACGTCCACGAGATCGTCCTCCGGGACGCCCCGCACGCCCGCGTGGCGTACGTGGACCACGAGCCCGTGGCGGTCGCACATGCTCGTGACCTGCTCGGTGCGGAGCACCGGGTCAGCGTCACCCACGCAGACCTCCGCGACGTCGCCGGAGTGCTCTCCGCCCCGACCGTGCGCGACCTGCTGGACTTCGACCGCCCCGTGGCGGTCCTCATGCTGGCGGTCCTGCACTTCCTCCCCGACGCCGACGACCCGGCGTCCGTCGTCGCGGCCTACCGCCGCCATCTGCAGCCGGGCAGTGCCATGGTCCTCTCGCACGGCAGCGACGACGTCGACGATCCCGAGCTCGCCGAGCGAGTCCGGGCCGGCCAGCGGGTGTACGCGCAGAGCACCCATCCCACCGTCCTGCGGTCGCGCGCGGAGCTGACGAGCTGGTTCGCGGACCTGGAGCTGGTGGAGCCGGGTCTCGTCGATGTCGCCCGGTGGCGACCGGACCTCACGGGCGAGCAGCCCGAGTCCATCGGCGCCTACGGCGGCCTCGGCCTGGTGCGGTGA